The genomic interval CTCTGCTCTTCTAAGGCTAACCAGTTGATCAGCCAGAAGGGTTGCTTATCAAGAGGCAACTTCTTCAACCGGTTAACTAACTCCCGATCACCGTTGGCTTCTAATGGCAGTCTTTCAGTCGTTGTTGAGACGTCGTCTTCTCCGAATCTGGAATTTAATTAAGTCATATGTAAATATTCGTTGAATTTGCTTTaggtattttcatttaaaatgctGTGCAGCATGGCAAGAAACCGCATTGAATCGAGAGTTATGAGAAGAGGAAGCCTTCGCTCAGCAGTGGGACAGAAACAGGCTAAAAAAAGATTCccaagattatttattataacacccaaaatatttattggtttACGAAATTCTTTTTCTTATCTCCATTATTGAAGGGGAAGCATAATTTTGAAAGCCCTAAAGAACATTTGGtgttaaagaattttaaatatcaaatattgtactttcctttatatcaatataatttactgaCTTTCGCCCGCTTGAGTCTCGCTCATTGATGACCCTATTAAAATTCGATAATTAAGATTGTATGTCATCCAGGCAAACGAGCGGTACGAGTCTTTTTTTTCACTTATGTATtgattccaaaaaaaaaaccagtgTGACTACAAAACCGTTATATAAACGTCATTTATGAAACAAATGACAATCCGACCGCGTAAGTATAGTCGCAAGAGCGCGGCGGGATTTTAGGCAGGCCCGGATTCTATGAGAATTATGTTTTTCAATGGTTTAATGCCTCGGTCACAGAGTTGAGTTTCTCGGTCATAATGCaaaaacaattgttatttGTCAGTAGACCATGCAACGGGTTGAAGCGGTATAAACATCAActgacaaattatttatttaccttttgtATCTTAgtaatagtattaaaattcaGAAGTCAGAGTCTTTTGCCAGTCAATAAAGAGAAGGTGCCGagagaaaagtttttttttcctgcATCCTGCATCCAAAATTGGATATAAATAAGGgccgatgatgatgatgatgattctgGTTGATCCAACCCTGTGTAGGCTAAATTGCAATatagattaaatataattaggtacctgTTTCCCAATCCATCAGCCGTTGTGGTCGTGGTGGTAGGGTCCAACTGAGGGTATCCTATAGGATTACGTCCTGCGTATGGCGATCTCTGTGCTATGCTGCATAATACCAGGGTTGATAGGATGAAAATAACTCTTGCACTCATTTTGTTAtctgtaaacaaatattgaaagaTTACTTGGTTGTTTTAGTACTAGGTATGTTTAATACAAAcgtattaagtacctataaagtacgtcaaattttaaccaGCTCGCCGCCGCAAAATGGCGCGTTtcgcgtttttctgcgcacgttagagttgacggtgcaacacACCTTAAGCTGGCAACTTTCATTTTGACTATAtgaattgtataaattaactcatagatcaacaaaaaagaaaaaatagtaattaaccTTAATATGACAAATATTGACAACATCGGAAGAATAGCTTGTAAATTGCATTTGTAAATAGAaagagtttaaattttaacataaataggtatataaataatactaagcACCTCATCAACAAAGATTAATGCTAcaagtacagtcgacagcacatcaacctacccaagtTAATTGCAAATTGGCCTTTATTACCGTGGCTCCTTGCTGGTTAACTTGACATGCGTTGTCTGTATGTAGATTACAAGCGAccttataataatgataatagaTAACTTAACCCGGTAGAAGCtttatcttgtttttattattttcttagcaCATCTTTTATGCTACCATGTTACCGGAATAACATTAATAACTATGCCTAccataaagaaaaaagaaagcaGGTAGACATCGAACtcataagaaattaatattgatcaAATATCAATGTACAAtttactagcagcccgtccctgCTTTGCCCGggtaaaactttaataaatacaccTCAACTTTCCTCTCGAATCACTTCGGTATCACGAATGCTTAATATATAGGGAatgacagacagcgggaagcgactttgttttattcttgatGATAATACATCCCAAACTTGGCTTGGTATGGTTACTTCAATAACTTTTCTTTTGATGTCTATGAAAATAGATAGATTTCCtcataacaaaaatgtatagaatgtatgtaaatatgaaactaaatGATAATGTAAATACTTAGCTAGTGTAATAACTACTTATGCATTTTTATCTGACCAATTTAGGTAatcaatagaaaataatgacGTACCTACCTTAACACCTTGACTACCGCAAAACACACTTACTTCTAACCACGAAGTTAATGATCTTTTAACGACTCACTTATAACAGAATCAATTACtgttatactatttttatcttaatacACGTCCTAGTTATATGCCAGTTCATGATAAACTAAAGAATCAAGACCGTTGCATTAATATAACAACAAATCAGgcgtcataaataaattgaagagGGACAGCATTATATAAGGAAAAGGGATAGATATGTCGACAGAATTACGTAGAAAGCGAGTCGGGGAGTGTCTGTGAGTCATGTAGGTTTACGTTGTGGATTCTCAGGTCTGGTAGTAGGGTTTTCCCAACAGatgtcttttctttttataactaaACAACACATTTTTCTGCTAAATTTATCATAGTGCAATatcaatatgtaaataataatatgaggaaataattataagcttttaaaagtgaaaacattcatgaatacattttaaaaacagtGAGACGATTTCGgtaaaatttggcatgtatattatatgtaattgacgaaagtacaaaatatgttagaGAGTTTTCGTTTGACAAAGAATGACATTATTTATGGGAAATTTGATACGAGAAAATTTATTCGTAGGCGACATACCCAATCGCTCATTTTTTCTAAGACTACTTCTGGACTTTGTTAAACTTGACCCTTGGCTAATTCAGTctgttttgatttattaaaacgGGAACTGAACACTTCTTTctcataattaaatttgcatacccatggacggtaaaacatgtaggactaagcttttcttttaacaacactttgtaaaataatataaactcatgtttttgcaaataaataatctttgtctttgtcttagTCACACAATTTATTCTTTCGAGCATTGATAACATCATGTCATGggacaaattcaaattcaaatcatttattcagaaattagaccttcacaggcactttttctcgtcaatttttatatttatagttatttctcacaagctacaaactactggcatttcggaacgaccactgctgagaagaaatgccgaaagaaactcatttgaacagtgttggtccctatcatgccagatcggtttatcattattgtttcttataatgttttttttctaataatatataaaagtacataatgtacatagtcaaaaggtatatcaaaacaggttatgattgtcaTCCGAGTGCTGGTtataatatactcgtatatatatcgatgtgaaacacaattaacttacataaaaatatatgagaaacgagatgaccagttccctctggcagcacccgttcacgagttgacgcatgggacagccatcgcgtagctcaaccataatagagggaacctcacgacttGGCCCACGAAATAAACCAGACAATACAAACCAGGAGTTTAAGATGATTAAGTTGGTAGTTAgcatcaaaaatcaaaattcccATATTTCAATatgggaattttgataaatCGTTTCTGGAAATCTTCCTTTCTGAGGAAGGCCGCAGGCGTAAGGTTCTTTTATTTGTGTCTGTTTCTCGAAATGAACTAAACTTATCTTTTGTGGTTTAATCGGTCTTCGTATTTTTTGGAACAgtactttttcttatttgcTGTCGTACTTATAACTATTTTgacgaatatttatttagttgcaAAAATGCAATGcagtaaaaaatttaataaaaatcgtgTTCATAATACATAGTTCCACATTCTTCGTCGTCATATTTTAAGACTTTCTCAAAATTGTTTTCGTCATTTGATTATGTATGCATATCAATTAgtataatatacctaagtaggtatgtatgtacctaccttaagtatctaagtaatatttatgagGACAATTTAGAAGATGTTAGACACAGTTGGGGTTAGGGTTTTCCCCATAGTTTTTTCTAAAACTATATCATACCTAGAATGTTATTCAATATGTTTACGCAACTAAGCACTTGTTTTCACTCAAAAGTAAACGAATTTATCATCAAACgtgttatttattgtcatattttaaGGGGCTGAAGCCCCAGggcaataaaagtaattataaggaaatatttttgtgtggtGTTTTTCCacaaacagattttttatagGGACGTTTATATAAGtttaaggaaaataataacgaCCCTAAATAGAAGCATATCATTTAAATGCATTTCACGATTTGGTGAAGTCCATTTTCCAGATGGTgtttttatgaacaaaatcAATAGTAGGTAACGTAGATTTTATGTCTCTATAGGTACGTCGTCTTCGCATATATTTGGTTTCATTCTGAGCTGTGATCGTTGGTccgcgtaaaaaatatattgatgattcggctgtgataacaaagaaaaatatattagctgTCAAAATTGTCCTTATCCCTTAATCGCCGAATTTTCAcgaatatgtatttttgaacATTCAAATGCTTTCAtggttttgtttgtaaactctttattgcacaaaggaaaacatataaaagatattaaaaactttCGTAATCATTATACTTATTCAAAATACAACTCAAgtaaatgtgttttttgtacttgtacttttaaaaaaaggaggtttatttaataagtcgaaatatatttttttttaattcgtcagaaagtaaatgcgaaagtgaatCAACTGCGTCGAAATAAGTAAAACCGGTCAATTGCGACTCGTATGTACACACTAACAATATACTCATCTACTATACTGACGGTTTTCGGATTTGATCCTTCATCTGTATTACTTCTTATCAAATTTAATGATTCTATTATAGGTCTTATCGATTCTATATCGATTCTATATAGGTCACCATGGAGTTTCTTGTACTTTTTTAGGTACGCAACCTGAATATTAGGGAAAAAGGAAATGTATCTAAACCAAAACATTAACGCGCGTACGACAtggatttatttcaaacacaaGAGCCGGGATTATCTACGTAAGTACGCAATATTCCTAAGATTTTTCTCGTAAACAGTCACGTGCGCTTGtttgaaatgtattaaattaaatccaCAATATCACGTCTTAcagatttatctttattatttatttaatgattacGTTTACGTTACCATACCAGTGTATATATAGAAATGTCCATTGCCTTTCAGAGAGGAAATACAGCAAAGGTCCACTTTAGGAGCgagttttgattaaatttaggTTCATTTGATtagtttaggtatataatttattatgtttttaagcGAGCGAAGTGAGCttggacgggccgctagttcacagataaaacattaactggcaatttaagaaaatataactggaacaaaataaataaaatatattaggacaaatcacacagtttgagctagccccaaagtaatttttagacttgtgttatgggatactaactcgacgatactatattttataacatatacatatatagatctAATTAGAAACTACcctattatatatacctaattagaCCCGAgctaattagaaaaagatcattttccatcatgacccgaccggggattgaacccgggacgtctcggttcagaggcaagcactttgccactgcgccaccgaggtcgtcattaacaaacaaattataatacgCATGGAAAAGAATTGTCTATTTTTCTCAACCATACACTAACCTGATAAACCGATCGGTGACCTATCTGGaagatattattacatacaattcCTGTTTTTGATCGGCCGCAAACAAAAGATATTGGTTGGACGAGATCCAAATAGTGAAGggctttaattatattaatacaaagACCAACTGGagtaagtttttgtttgttacttgaCATGATCTTATCTTACCGTTATAATAGCTGATTTACTGTAACTTTTAGGTAATGATGaagataatattatgattgatacatatttgtgtaattttgagaaaatgtaGTAGTTTATAACAACtgattttcaataattctCATGCCAATCTGCCCATTTCGTCTTACATTACGAACCGGTGCAAGTGCGCCGGTCAAACAATAATGTGGCTCGATTTTGCGAGATCGATGGGAACTTACTCTTATGTAAATGAAATCAACACCTGTTTACCTTACCTacgttaataatcaaccagtttgcagcaggtttcctcacgatgtttttcttcaccggaagcaaacggtcaatgaaaactactatgactcagattggtatacaaactcttgtggcacgagtaggattcgaacctttcgatccacaggcgggcgtcttaatcattacaccaccaccgcttcacgcATACCTACGTAATAACAAAACTCTTTTGTTATTACGTAGAACAAAGAATTCTATCCAATAGCATTTGCATGTGTGAGAATCAAACATGCTCTCAAATTCACAACCATACTTCTGCATTTTCATCCATCCATTTTTCTCCAGCACGTGTTGTGAGGTAGcgttataataaatacctatagatGAGCCACACTGATGTACTTTACATAAAGTGATCTAATTTCCGGAGGTTTGTGACGCAAAGGGTAGGTTCTTTCACGAAAAGGGATTTCCGACAAACCTTCGttggaaaaattattatacccCTGTTTGACAATATTGTCATGCATCATGAATATATCAGaaaaaatcaacattaaatacaaatatgtatgtttccAAATTAGAGCCGTGAGTCTTTTCAtcctattaaatattttaaaaatccttacatattataaaaacaagtcCCTGTCTCGTTTGTCTGTATGAAGCGGAAGCGGTGTAGCCAGATATTGTTTCCTTCTAAAACCCCTTCCACACTATACAATCTGATGACCCAATTTGATTGTCGGTTGAATTGGGTACAATCTGATCGTCCGTCCACACGTACACAACTAAATTGCCAATTGATTGTCCAATCCCAACTCGGGCGAAACCGACCACCCAATGACCTTGAATTTCATATTCCGTCCACACGACCCAATTTGATTGTCAATCTAATAATCTAATCAAATTGGGCGTAAAATGGGGTCGTGTGGAAGGGGTTTAAATTCTCCAGTCTAGACTATCAATTGAAAACATTTGCGCACTTCGACTGGGATGTCTAGTAGTTTTCTGCTAGTAGGTACCCGAAGTGatttacaatttcattatGCGACATTTGTTACGATCTTACACGGCAAATGGGAAATAATGGTTATTTTTATAGGCTCTTGAAGGACTTCGGATCTGAAGTATAGATACTGTAAACCTATTTGCTATGTCATacttacaataacaataagtttatatttcgtACTAAGATCACTtcgaattttaatatattttcttgtatttaatatattatatatctcaTAGATTAAAAACCATGTCACGTACATAAGTGAAAATagattagaaataaattatcattacaCAAAAATCGACTTAACAAGTCTTTCGAAGTAATCTTATTACGTACCTAacctcaaattatttttattgtgggTTGGACTAATCAAATAGATTATTTTCTGCATACCTAAAGGAAGCGTTGAAGTCATGACCTGCACAATTTAATTAGGAAGAAATGAACGGAGAACGGAAGCTTGGATAGTAAAGTTGGGGGGGACCTTTGGcattgcccagcagtgggacaaaaacaatttttgagttttgcgacttaaaagtattttattaaattaattattacaagatAACAATCATTCAAAACTCAGATGAATGAGATATATTACAAGGACAGcggaatacaataaaaataaaacaatttgttatatatgtcACACgtgcttatttttaatttattttacgtaagacgtaaagagatgaattaattcagccgaattggtatggtctcgatagctgagtggtcaagagcactgtcccggatagacaggggcgcgtattaaattcccgctcgattccagatttttttcatctcattattattttcgaaaaataaaacgattaTGTAAATcgatgtaataattatttccataAATTGTAATCGCGATAGTCGTGTAGATTCGTAACGACAATTTGTTCTTTGAACATGTTCTTCATTGAGTGTTTTGGGCAGAACTCCAGCGGCACTTCCACGTAACCTAAAAAATGGAATTGgttagcaaaaaataataaaaaaattcttgttatgtacagtcaacagcacatcaacctacccaaattaatttcaaaccCGCCGCTATTTGCGCGACATAGAGGTTAATGCAGAGTAACTTAATGTGCTGCTGGCTGtgcaacataaataaagaaatataaatatattaggatacaCACAgatatgtaacaaacaaaatacataccGTCTAATTCCTCATCGCCTCTGCAGTTCAACATGTCCATATAACATCCATTGGTAAATGACCTGTATTTATAATCTCTCAGTTTGGACGCGCCGCATACCGGCCTCCAGTGATTAGGACAAAACATCGGACAAGACTCGCCGTACATCCTTCTTGTCTCTTTTATATGGTTCTTGACGCAAAAGTCGATTGTGGTTACTACCAGTTCTGTAATAAGACGACGCCGATTTAAGGTGCACCATTAACCATAATAAGCGTTATTGAAACTGAAACGACATGGAACATTTCAATTGGTTTGAAAAGGTGTGCGGTAGGAACTTTTTTAGGATTTCATTACAGACCGTTGCTTGATTATTACAGACAGAGAAGATTGTACAAGTGAAACTAAACATATATTTGCATAGCCTGTACAAAAGCACTGATAAGGCATAGTACTGGTTTTCCTAAATACTGCCAAAGTGAACATAACGACGAAGATGAAGTTTATAAACtacaaaactttaataaatcaatttagcTGGGCtgccatgaaacataaaagtgtagcacgtcattgcgtccacaagTTCTCTTTTTTTGCACATTGCGTATACGTTATGAGAGAAAAAGAGAGCATGTGGACTTTACTGACGTACTGAcgtttgaatttgtatgtttggcaGGCCTTCCGACTACTTCAAAGGTAATTCCTAAGTGATATGACAAGGACAAAATATCAACAAGTCTAAACATATTACACGGTTCGTCGCACGTGTCCTTAcatcatatttatgtattatgtatgtattatgtatgcTTCAGCGCCTTCACGTTTTACATATGCCAGTAAAGACTTACAGTTTTGACACGTAAATTAAATTGGAAATATGGACGACTCATGGAGTCacactattaatttattttctatataaaaaaaaaatcacttttcaacattttagtttaatttttgtgtGTGGTAGAAAAATTTTCTATTGACTGACGCTCAAAACCAAACAAAGGtggaaaagtaggaaagcggataATATCTGGGTTCTGTCCTGATTGGGAAGATATTCGAAAAGGAGACAAAGCAACGGAGGTAGCACAGTCCGTCGAAATTAAGTAGGtttctatataaatgtatttgaacACTTTCCTTCTAAAATTTGTCGCATTATCATCTTGTAAGAGAAAATGAAGGGCGGGGTAAAACTTGCCGTAATTAAAGGTCCTCGATgtatagaaaaatgttttcaatatgAAAATGTCACGACATATCCGAAACGAGTTTCTTTTTCGTATCATATCTATCTGATTTATGAAGTGGTTGAGGACATCACAAGGCTTTTACCGGGGGGGTTATTCACTATAATACCACATCTGACCTTGCGTGTGATCAAATAGACAttctcgaaaaaaaaaaaacgtttttgaAAGCATTTCCTCCACATCCATACTAAATGCGTCGTCTAAATTACTTGGCTGATTTGGATGAAATTCGGAATATATACGGGCAGAGCTGCGGGCAACtgcatacataaataaagaagctaacatatagaaaataaattattcataaagaccttattattcattattattttattaatattcatacctaaagtaaataaaatacttatatagtgTGGCGGTGACAAAAAAATGACCACACGCGGCCCCGTGTGGTCTCAAAGCGAATAACCCTATCTATTGACGAGCGCTGATCTCCATTTTACGGTGTCGTAAAAATTGTGCAAGTTTTTCTTCGATGTCGCCAGATGTggtataatgaaatattgaaaatatgtttctgTTAGTTATGAGCATTCTAACTATCCATAACCAATACGTGGTAGACAAGTAAAACCAATGAAAAAACATGTCGAATTGTTTTGAGCGTATTCTCAGTTTCGAACGTAACGCCTCGAAGTATCCAGATTTGGCTGttttttacgaccggccgactgcctgacgtcaattctatcctactaatattataaatgcgaaattttgtgaggatgtgtgtatgctgttactctttcacgcaaaatctactgctccaattattatgaaatttggtacacggctagaatataacctggaataacacatagggtacttttaatcccgaaattcgcacggaagcgaagccccgggacgcagcttgTCCGCTTCATTCTCTTTAAAACTGGAGTGTGACGTATGACATGGATTAAAGCATAAGTGCTGTAATATTTCGAGCAGCTgtgatgaaaattatattaatgtgtGTTGTTTCTGTAACATACCAGCATTATAACAGTCTGAATAAGCAACGAGAGAACATTTGCTAGGAAACACCATATATTTCTTCTCTTTGGGTTCAAAGGCACAGATTGTTTCGTCATCTGATGTAATAGTACATTTTGCATCACACGTATCACTATTTGATTGTAccactgaaataaaatcaataatgaaaattattgcttaaaataaatgataaaacgTATCTCTATGTCATCTGAGCTTTTTTCCGGTTACTTCATCAGCCGTTGACCGTCTGAGCCCGTAGCCGCTATCATCAATCATAAAACCTACATCCATTTAGAAAGATTGGTAAAATTTCTGCATTTATTAGACATCGCTAtccatttttcataaaatatttagttatttttcataataaattcacGAAACATCATATTTCGGATTTTTAACTTACcatgaaataataatgcaaaaaaGGCAGTGCAATAAAACATCTTTGTAAATCCAATGACGTGAAAATCtaatcaaaatttcaattctaaTGCTATATGGCTTTTAACTTCGAAAACCAATTTATCCAAAAGTAATAACTATAAAAGAAGTATCAAAGTCTAAAATTGCAAGATACAAAATGTGAAAAGTTGCACACTACATAGGAAAAATGTGTATTTGCTGAACTGCtcaatacattaattatttggtgaaaatcatattaaaaagtttgatTTGAACGAAACTtgatcaaaaatgttttttcacaattaaaaaaaatgtttttaacttaTCTATCATATTCAAAtcgaataatttattcagaaataagacCGTCACAGGCACTATTTCAcgacaaattttatatcaaatagtaGTAATGTAGTAGTagtaagctacaaactactgacataCTGCGACTCACAGAGTACATGATGCAGCGacaaatagatttaatttttatcatctaCCCACCAATCAGATGAAAATTAGCACAGCCAGCGTGTGTTACGAAAATGTTCGAAGTGATATTCTCACCGTTGTCAGTAAAACTCGAATGTCAGGAAAAACAACGCGAAATGTGAAACATATCTCGAAATCTGATACAAATTCGCGAAGAATTTCCCCACCTTTGAGCATTTTCGCTCGGTTTGATTTCCCGAGGCGTGCAATGTTGGATTTATTGAAATGCTGTCGTTGTCAATGTCTATCAACCACATTGTAGCATATCATATTTCGACCGCGTCTTTATCCTTTGCGAGGTAGACAGAGTCGAGAATTGCAAAACTCGAATGTTGTATGTGTATTTAcagttattttcattttggtGTAATGAGATCAAATATTGTCAAGTCATACGTTGTTAGTCTATCGCCACCGAGAAGAATCTCCATTATATAGCGTTTTCTCTCG from Plodia interpunctella isolate USDA-ARS_2022_Savannah chromosome 14, ilPloInte3.2, whole genome shotgun sequence carries:
- the LOC128675598 gene encoding U-Kazal-Dg21.2-like — its product is MFYCTAFFALLFHVVQSNSDTCDAKCTITSDDETICAFEPKEKKYMVFPSKCSLVAYSDCYNAELVVTTIDFCVKNHIKETRRMYGESCPMFCPNHWRPVCGASKLRDYKYRSFTNGCYMDMLNCRGDEELDGYVEVPLEFCPKHSMKNMFKEQIVVTNLHDYRDYNLWK
- the LOC128675468 gene encoding uncharacterized protein LOC128675468; translation: MSARVIFILSTLVLCSIAQRSPYAGRNPIGYPQLDPTTTTTTADGLGNRFGEDDVSTTTERLPLEANGDRELVNRLKKLPLDKQPFWLINWLALEEQRKNPQTYQPKPNTFIDVIPPPRQNFPNRQSGSFSSLLPQ